The Lemur catta isolate mLemCat1 chromosome X, mLemCat1.pri, whole genome shotgun sequence genome has a window encoding:
- the FLNA gene encoding filamin-A isoform X1, which translates to MSSSHSRVGQSAAGAAPGGGADTRDAEMPATEKDLAEDAPWKKIQQNTFTRWCNEHLKCVSKRIANLQTDLSDGLRLIALLEVLSQKKMHRKHNQRPTFRQMQLENVSVALEFLDRESIKLVSIDSKAIVDGNLKLILGLIWTLILHYSISMPMWDEEEDEEAKKQTPKQRLLGWIQNKLPQLPITNFSRDWQSGRALGALVDSCAPGLCPDWDSWDASKPVNNAREAMQQADDWLGIPQVITPEEIVDPNVDEHSVMTYLSQFPKAKLKPGAPLRPKLNPKKARAYGPGIEPTGNMVKKRAEFTVETRSAGQGEVLVYVEDPAGHQEEAKVTANNDKNRTFSVWYVPEVTGTHKVTVLFAGQHIAKSPFEVYVDKSQGDASKVTAQGPGLEPSGNIANKTTYFEIFTAGAGTGEVEVVIQDPAGQKGTVEPQLEARGDSTYRCSYQPTMEGVHTVHVTFAGVPIPRSPYTVTVGQACNPGACRAVGRGLQPKGVRVKETADFKVYTKGAGSGELKVTVKGPKGEERVKQKDLGDGTYGFEYYPTVPGTYTVTITWGGQNIGRSPFEVKVGTECGNQKVRAWGPGLEGGVVGKSADFVVEAIGDDVGTLGFSVEGPSQAKIECDDKGDGSCDVRYWPQEAGEYAVHVLCNSEDIRLSPFMADIRDAPQDFHPDRVKARGPGLEKTGVAINKPAEFTVDAKHGGKAPLRVQVQDNEGCPVEASVKDNGNGTYSCSYVPRKPVKHTAMVSWGGVSIPNSPFRVNVGAGSHPNKVKVYGPGVAKTGLKAHEPTYFTVDCTEAGQGDVSIGIKCAPGVVGPAEADIDFDIIRNDNDTFTVKYTPRGAGSYTIMVLFADQATPTSPIRVKVEPSHDASKVKAEGPGLSRTGVELGKPTHFTVNAKAAGKGKLDVQFSGLAKGDAVRDVDVIDHHDNTYTVKYTPVQQGPVGVNVTYGGDPIPKSPFSVGVSPSLDLSKIKVSGLGEKVDIGKDQEFTVKSKGAGGQGKVASKIVGPSGTAVPCKVEPGLGADNSVVRFVPREEGPYEVEVTYDGMPVPGSPFPLEAVAPTKPSKVKAFGPGLQGGSAGSPARFTIDTKGAGTGGLGLTVEGPCEAQLECLDNGDGTCSVSYVPTEPGDYNINILFADTHIPGSPFKAHIVPCFDASKVKCSGPGLERATAGEVGQFQVDCSSAGSAELTIEICSEAGLPAEVYIQDHGDGTHTITYIPLCPGAYTVTIKYGGQPVPNFPSKLQVEPAVDTSGVQCYGPGIEGQGVFREATTEFSVDARALTQTGGPHVKARVANPSGNLTETYVQDCGDGTYKVEYTPYEEGLHSVDVTYDGSPVPSSPFQVPVTEGCDPSRVRVHGPGIQSGTTNKPNKFTVETRGAGTGGLGLAVEGPSEAKMSCMDNKDGSCSVEYIPYEAGTYSLNVTYGGHQVPGSPFKVPVHDVTDASKVKCSGPGLSPGMVRANLPQSFQVDTSKAGVAPLQVKVQGPKGLVEPVDVVDNADGTQTVNYVPSREGPYSISVLYGEEEVPRSPFKVKVLPTHDASKVKASGPGLNTTGVPASLPVEFTIDAKDAGEGLLAVQITDPEGKPKKTHIQDNHDGTYTVAYVPDVTGRYTILIKYGGDEIPFSPYRVRAVPTGDASKCTVTVSIGGHGLGAGIGPTIQIGEETVITVDTKAAGKGKVTCTVCTPDGSEVDVDVVENEDGTFDIFYTAPQPGKYVICVRFGGEHVPNSPFQVTALAGDQPTTQPPLRSQQLAPQYTYAQGGQQTWAPERPLVGVNGLDVTSLRPFDLVIPFTIKKGEITGEVRMPSGKVAQPAITDNKDGTVTVRYAPSEAGLHEMDIRYDNMHIPGSPLQFYVDYVNCGHVTAYGPGLTHGVVNKPATFTVNTKDAGEGGLSLAIEGPSKAEISCTDNQDGTCSVSYLPVLPGDYSILVKYNEQHIPGSPFTARVTGDESMRMSHLKVGSAADIPINISETDLSLLTATVVPPSGREEPCLLKRLRNGHVGISFVPKETGEHLVHVKKNGQHVASSPIPVVISQSEIGDASRVRVSGQGLREGHTFEPAEFIIDTRDAGYGGLSLSIEGPSKVDINTEDLEDGTCRVTYCPTEPGNYIINIKFADQHVPGSPFSVKVTGEGRVKESITRRRRAPSVANVGSHCDLSLKIPEISIQDMTAQVTSPSGKSHEAEIVEGENHTYCIRFVPAEMGTHTVSVKYKGQHVPGSPFQFTVGPLGEGGAHKVRAGGPGLERAEAGVPAEFSIWTREAGAGGLAIAVEGPSKAEISFEDRKDGSCGVAYVVQEPGDYEVSVKFNEEHIPDSPFVVPVASPSGDARRLTVSSLQESGLKVNQPASFAVSLNGAKGAIDAKVHSPSGALEECYVTEIDQDKYAVRFIPRENGIYLIDVKFNGTHIPGSPFKIRVGEPGHGGDPGLVSAYGAGLEGGVTGSPAEFIVNTSNAGAGALSVTIDGPSKVKMDCQECPEGYRVTYTPMAPGSYLISIKYGGPYHIGGSPFKAKVTGPRLVSNHSLHETSSVFVDSLTKAAGAPQHGTPGPSPSDASKVVAKGLGLSKAYIGQKSSFTVDCSKAGNNMLLVGVHGPRTPCEEILVKHVGSRLYSVSYLLKDKGEYTLVVKWGDEHIPGSPYRVVVP; encoded by the exons ACAGCAAGGCCATCGTGGATGGGAACCTGAAGCTGATCCTAGGCCTCATCTGGACCCTGATCCTGCACTACTCCATCTCCATGCCCATgtgggatgaggaggaggatgaggaggccaAAAAGCAGACACCCAAGCAGCGGCTCCTGGGCTGGATCCAGAACAAGTTGCCGCAGCTGCCCATCACCAATTTCAGTCGGGACTGGCAGAGTGGCCGGGCCCTGGGTGCCCTTGTGGATAGCTGTGCTCCGG GCCTGTGTCCTGACTGGGACTCCTGGGACGCCAGCAAGCCTGTGAACAACGCGCGGGAAGCCATGCAGCAGGCGGACGACTGGCTGGGCATCCCACAG GTGATCACCCCTGAGGAGATCGTGGACCCAAATGTGGATGAGCATTCTGTCATGACCTACCTGTCCCAGTTCCCCAAAGCCAAGCTGAAGCCAGGGGCTCCGCTGCGGCCCAAACTGAACCCAAAGAAAGCTCGAGCCTACGGGCCag GCATCGAGCCCACGGGCAATATGGTGAAGAAACGGGCAGAGTTCACCGTGGAGACCAGAAGTGCCGGCCAGGGCGAGGTGCTGGTGTATGTGGAGGACCCAGCTGGACACCAGGAGGAA GCAAAAGTGACTGCCAACAACGACAAGAACCGTACCTTCTCTGTCTGGTATGTCCCCGAGGTGACGGGGACTCATAAG GTCACTGTGCTCTTTGCTGGCCAGCATATCGCCAAGAGCCCCTTTGAGGTGTATGTGGATAAGTCACAGGGTGATGCCAGCAAAGTGACTGCCCAAGGTCCCGGCCTGGAGCCCAGTGGCAACATCGCCAACAAGACCACCTACTTTGAGATCTTCACAGCAG GAGCTGGCACGGGCGAGGTGGAGGTCGTGATCCAGGACCCTGCAGGACAGAAAGGCACAGTGGAGCCTCAGCTAGAGGCTCGGGGTGACAGCACGTATCGCTGCAGCTACCAGCCCACCATGGAGGGCGTCCACACAGTGCACGTCACGTTCGCTGGTGTGCCCATCCCTCGTAGCCCCTACACTGTCACCGTTGGCCAAG cctgtAACCCCGGCGCCTGCAGGGCCGTTGGCCGGGGCCTTCAGCCCAAAGGTGTGCGGGTGAAGGAGACAGCTGACTTCAAGGTGTACACGAAGGGTGCTGGCAGTGGGGAGCTGAAGGTCACCGTGAAGGGCCCCA AGGGTGAGGAGCGTGTGAAGCAGAAGGACCTGGGCGATGGCACTTATGGCTTCGAGTATTACCCCACGGTTCCCGGGACATACACAGTCACCATCACGTGGGGTGGTCAGAACATCGGGCGCAG TCCCTTCGAGGTGAAGGTGGGCACTGAGTGTGGCAATCAGAAGGTGcgggcctggggccctgggctggAGGGCGGTGTCGTTGGCAAGTCAGCAGACTTTGTGGTGGAGGCCATTGGGGACGATGTAGGCACCCTCG GTTTCTCGGTGGAAGGCCCCTCACAGGCCAAGATCGAATGTGACGACAAGGGTGATGGCTCCTGTGACGTGCGCTACTGGCCCCAGGAGGCTGGTGAATATGCTGTTCATGTGCTGTGCAACAGCGAGGACATCCGCCTCAGCCCCTTCATGGCTGACATCCGCGACGCACCCCAGGACTTCCACCCAGACAGG GTGAAGGCACGTGGGCCTGGATTGGAGAAAACAGGCGTGGCCATCAACAAGCCAGCGGAGTTCACAGTGGATGCCAAGCATGGTGGCAAGGCCCCTCTCCGGGTCCAAGTCCAG GACAATGAGGGCTGCCCTGTGGAGGCATCAGTCAAGGACAACGGCAACGGCACTTACAGCTGCTCCTATGTGCCCAGGAAGCCGGTGAAGCACACAGCCATGGTGTCCTGGGGAGGTGTCAGCATCCCCAACAGCCCCTTCAGG GTGAATGTGGGAGCTGGCAGCCACCCAAACAAGGTCAAGGTATATGGCCCGGGAGTGGCCAAGACAGGGCTCAAGGCCCATGAGCCCACCTATTTCACTGTGGACTGCACAGAAGCTGGCCAGG GGGATGTCAGCATCGGCATCAAGTGTGCCCCTGGAGTGGTGGGCCCCGCTGAGGCCGACATTGACTTTGACATCATCCGCAATGACAACGACACCTTCACAGTCAAGTACACACCCCGTGGAGCTGGCAGCTACACCATTATGGTCCTCTTTGCTGACCAG gccacccccaccagccccatCCGGGTCAAAGTGGAGCCCTCCCATGATGCCAGCAAGGTGAAGGCCGAGGGCCCTGGTCTCAGTCGCACAG GTGTGGAGCTTGGCAAACCCACCCACTTCACGGTCAATGCCAAAGCCGCTGGCAAGGGCAAGCTGGATGTCCAGTTCTCAGGGCTTGCCAAAGGGGATGCAGTGCGAGACGTGGATGTCATTGACCATCATGACAACACTTACACGGTCAAGTACACTCCTGTGCAGCAG GGTCCTGTAGGTGTCAATGTCACTTACGGAGGTGATCCCATCCCCAAGAGCCCTTTCTCAGTGGGAGTATCTCCAAGCCTGGACCTCagcaagatcaaggtgtctggcCTGGGAGAAA AGGTGGATATTGGAAAAGACCAGGAGTTCACAGTCAAGTCAAAAGGTGCCGGTGGTCAAGGCAAAGTAGCATCCAAGATTGTGGGCCCCTCTGGTACAGCAGTGCCTTGCAAGgtggagccaggcctgggggctgACAACAGTGTGGTGCGCTTCGTGCCCCGTGAGGAGGGGCCCTATGAGGTGGAGGTGACCTATGATGGCATGCCCGTGCCTGGCAGCCCCTTTCCTCTGGAAGCCGTGGCCCCCACCAAGCCTAGCAAG GTGAAGGCGTTTGGCCCGGGGCTACAAGGGGGCAGCGCAGGCTCCCCTGCCCGCTTCACCATCGACACCAAGGGCGCTGGTACAGGTGGCCTGGGCCTGACAGTGGAGGGCCCCTGTGAGGCACAGCTCGAGTGCCTGGACAACGGGGATGGCACATGCTCTGTGTCCTACGTACCCACTGAGCCTGGGGACTACAACATCAACATCCTCTTCGCTGACACCCACATCCCTGGCTCCCCATTCAAGGCGCACATAGTTCCTTGCTTTGATGCATCCAAGGTCAAGTGCTCTGGCCCTGGGCTGGAGCGGGCTACTGCTGGCGAGGTGGGCCAGTTTCAAGTGGATTGTTCAAGCGCCGGCAGCGCGGAGCTGACCATCGAGATCTGCTCGGAGGCGGGCCTGCCGGCCGAGGTGTACATCCAGGACCACGGCGATGGCACGCACACCATCACCTACATTCCTCTCTGCCCCGGGGCCTATACCGTCACCATCAAGTACGGTGGCCAGCCCGTGCCCAATTTCCCCAGCAAGCTGCAGGTGGAGCCTGCAGTGGACACCTCAGGCGTCCAGTGCTATGGGCCTGGGATTGAGGGCCAAG GTGTCTTCCGTGAGGCCACCACCGAGTTCAGTGTGGATGCCCGGGCTCTGACACAGACAGGAGGGCCTCACGTCAAGGCTCGTGTGGCCAATCCCTCAGGCAACCTGACTGAGACCTACGTGCAGGACTGTGGCGATGGAACGTACAAAGTGGAGTACACACCTTATGAGGAGG GCCTCCACTCTGTGGATGTGACCTACGATGGGAGCCCGGTGCCCAGCAGCCCCTTCCAGGTGCCCGTGACGGAGGGCTGCGATCCCTCTCGGGTGCGTGTCCATGGGCCGGGCATCCAAAGCGGCACCACGAACAAGCCCAACAAGTTCACTGTGGAGACCAG GGGAGCTGGCAcagggggcctgggcctggctgtaGAGGGCCCCTCTGAGGCCAAGATGTCCTGCATGGATAACAAGGATGGCAGCTGTTCAGTCGAGTACATCCCCTATGAGGCCGGCACCTATAGCCTTAACGTCACCTATGGTGGCCATCAAGTGCCAG GCAGTCCTTTCAAGGTCCCTGTACACGATGTGACTGATGCATCCAAGGTCAAGTGCTCTGGGCCTGGCCTGAGTCCAGGCATGGTCCGCGCCAACCTCCCGCAGTCCTTCCAAGTAGACACGAGCAAGGCTGGTGTGGCCCCTCTGCAGGTCAAAGTGCAAGGGCCCAAAG gcctggtggaGCCGGTGGACGTGGTGGACAACGCTGATGGCACCCAGACTGTCAACTACGTGCCCAGCCGAGAAGGGCCCTACAGCATCTCAGTGCTGTATGGAGAAGAGGAGGTGCCTCGGAG CCCCTTCAAGGTAAAGGTGTTGCCTACACACGACGCAAGCAAGGTAAAGGCCAGCGGCCCTGGGCTCAACACCACCGGTGTGCCCGCCAGCCTGCCCGTGGAGTTCACCATTGATGCAAAGGACGCGGGGGAAGGCCTGCTGGCTGTCCAGATCACG GACCCAGAAGGCAAGCCCAAGAAGACGCACATCCAAGACAACCATGATGGCACATACACAGTGGCCTATGTGCCAGATGTCACAGGCCGCTATACGATCCTCATCAAGTATGGTGGTGACGAGATCCCTTTCTCCCCATACCGCGTACGTGCTGTGCCCACTGGGGACGCCAGCAAATGCACGGTCACAG TGTCAATCGGAGGTCACGGGCTAG gTGCTGGCATTGGCCCCACCATCCAGATTGGGGAGGAGACGGTGATCACTGTGGACACAAAGGCAGCGGGCAAAGGCAAGGTGACTTGCACCGTGTGTACCCCTGATGGCTCAGAGGTAGACGTGGATGTGGTGGAGAATGAAGATGGCACCTTTGACATCTTCTACACAGCCCCTCAGCCGGGCAAATATGTCATCTGTGTGCGCTTTGGTGGTGAACATGTGCCCAACAGTCCCTTCCAAGTGACG GCTCTGGCTGGGGACCAGCCCACGACGCAGCCCCCATTACGGTCTCAGCAGCTGGCCCCACAGTACACCTACGCCCAGGGTGGCCAGCAGACCTGG GCCCCAGAGAGGCCCCTGGTGGGTGTCAACGGGCTGGATGTGACAAGCCTGAGGCCCTTTGACCTCGTCATCCCCTTCACCATCAAGAAGGGAGAGATCACCG gGGAGGTCCGAATGCCCTCTGGAAAGGTGGCACAGCCCGCCATAACCGACAACAAGGATGGCACTGTGACTGTGCGGTACGCACCAAGCGAGGCCGGCCTGCATGAGATGGACATCCGCTATGACAACATGCATATTCCAG GGAGCCCCTTGCAGTTCTATGTGGATTACGTCAACTGTGGCCATGTCACTGCCTATGGGCCCGGCCTCACCCATGGAGTGGTCAACAAGCCTGCCACCTTCACCGTCAACACCAAGGATGCAGGAGAAG GGGGCCTGTCACTGGCCATCGAGGGTCCATCCAAAGCAGAAATCAGCTGCACTGACAACCAGGATGGGACATGCAGTGTTTCCTATCTGCCCGTGCTGCCTGGTGACTACAGCATCCTTGTCAAGTACAACGAGCAGCACATCCCAGGCAGCCCCTTCACTGCCAGGGTCACAG GTGACGAATCGATGCGAATGTCCCACCTGAAGGTGGGCTCTGCTGCTGACATCCCCATCAACATCTCAGAGACAGACCTCAGCCTGCTGACCGCCACCGTGGTGCCGCCCTCAGGCCGGGAGGAGCCCTGTCTGCTGAAGCGGCTGCGTAACGGCCACGTGG GGATTTCGTTCGTGCCCAAGGAGACAGGGGAGCACCTTGTGCATGTGAAGAAGAATGGCCAGCACGTGGCAAGCAGCCCCATCCCAGTGGTGATCAGCCAGTCAGAGATCGGGGATGCCAGCCGCGTCCGGGTCTCGGGCCAGGGCCTCCGTGAAGGCCACACCTTTGAGCCTGCGGAGTTCATCATTGACACTCGAGATGCAG gctATGGTGGGCTCAGCCTGTCCATTGAGGGCCCCAGCAAGGTGGACATCAACACAGAGGACCTGGAGGATGGCACCTGCAGGGTCACCTACTGCCCCACAGAGCCTGGCAACTACATCATCAACATCAAGTTTGCTGACCAGCATGTACCTG GCAGCCCCTTCTCTGTGAAGGTGACAGGCGAGGGCAGGGTGAAAGAGAGCATCACACGCAGGCGACGGGCCCCTTCAGTGGCTAACGTTGGCAGTCACTGTGACCTCAGCCTGAAGATCCCTG AAATTAGCATCCAGGACATGACAGCCCAGGTGACCAGTCCATCAGGCAAGAGCCACGAGGCCGAGATCGTGGAAGGGGAGAACCACACCTACTGTATCCGCTTTGTGCCTGCCGAGATGGGCACACACACAGTCAGCGTCAAGTACAAGGGCCAGCATGTACCAGGGAGCCCCTTCCAGTTCACTGTGGGgcccctgggggaaggaggagcccACAAGGTCCGCGCTGGGGGCCCTGGCCTAGAGAGGGCCGAAGCTGGAGTGCCAG CCGAATTCAGTATCTGGACCAGGGAAGCTGGTGCCGGCGGCCTGGCCATTGCCGTTGAGGGTCCCAGCAAGGCTGAGATTTCCTTTGAGGACCGCAAGGATGGCTCCTGTGGTGTGGCCTATGTGGTCCAGGAGCCAG GTGACTACGAGGTCTCAGTCAAGTTCAACGAGGAGCACATCCCTGACAGCCCCTTCGTGGTGCCCGTGGCTTCTCCGTCTGGCGATGCCCGCCGCCTTACTGTTTCTAGTCTTCAG GAGTCAGGGCTAAAGGTCAACCAGCCAGCCTCTTTTGCAGTCAGCCTGAATGGGGCCAAGGGGGCAATCGATGCCAAGGTACACAGCCCCTCGGGAGCCCTGGAGGAGTGCTATGTCACAGAGATTGACCAAG ATAAGTATGCTGTGCGCTTTATCCCACGGGAGAATGGCATTTACCTGATTGATGTCAAGTTCAATGGCACCCACATCCCTGGAAGCCCCTTCAAGATCCGAGTTGGGGAGCCTGGGCATGGAGGGGACCCAGGCCTGGTGTCTGCCTATGGAGCAGGCCTAGAAGGTGGTGTCACAG GGAGCCCAGCTGAGTTTATTGTGAACACGAGCAATGCGGGAGCTGGTGCCTTGTCAGTGACCATCGACGGCCCCTCCAAGGTGAAGATGGATTGCCAGGAGTGCCCTGAGGGCTATCGTGTCACCTATACTCCCATGGCACCTGGCAGCTACCTCATCTCCATCAAGTATGGTGGCCCCTACCACATTGGGGGCAGCCCCTTCAAGGCCAAAGTCACAG GCCCCCGTCTCGTCAGCAACCACAGCCTCCATGAGACGTCATCAGTGTTTGTGGACTCCCTGACCAAAGCTGCTGGTGCCCCTCAGCATGGGACCCCAGGCCCAAGTCCTAGTGATGCCAGCAAGGTGGTGGCCAAGGGCCTGGGGCTGAGCAAGGCCTACATAGGCCAGAAGAGCAGCTTCACAGTAGACTGCAGCAAAGCAG GCAACAACATGCTGCTGGTGGGAGTCCATGGCCCGAGAACACCCTGCGAGGAGATCCTGGTGAAGCACGTGGGCAGCCGGCTCTACAGCGTCTCCTACCTGCTCAAGGACAAGGGGGAGTACACGCTGGTGGTCAAGTGGGGTGACGAGCATATCCCAGGCAGCCCCTACCGAGTTGTGGTGCCCTGA